In Lycium barbarum isolate Lr01 chromosome 9, ASM1917538v2, whole genome shotgun sequence, the DNA window atattcacgcttttaaaattatatagattaacatttcataatcatttacaacttgtttggatggttgttacctattgtattatattatgttgttagtttaaataaaatgtttgctttgattgctactttaattttattgttatgtaacgacgaaaggtcctattttatgtaaccactgatttggtcctatacaatacaacacaatacgataaatgtcaaaacaatacataacaatcatccaaacaaagtgttaacaacataataattcattaccaatcaacttctttcaattcataaacaatatttaacaaatactcaattaacaaaataataattcattaacaattcataaataattaacaaattaacaactcataaacatataacatattaacaattcataaacatttaacaaattaacaattcataaacatttaacaaataatgaattagaaaaaaaaaaaggaacagtgGCATAAGCCACTGCCCAGCccgatcaaaaaaaaaattgttttttttttttttggaaattaacgacgattaaatgttaaacatgcatgcaatataatgtatataacaaaataataacaaaagttcatagtaaaaaaccttaatcgaagattttttgtagagttattttaatcgagttgtacgccgctttttctcaaaatttgaacttagaatcttgctccttgacttgaatataccgagaatctaaactttccggacgaaatttaatagaaaacgacaTTTTTGggatgtggggaccaccttggctcgcctccaatggcgttttcaattttttattttttttgccattggagggaccagtggtggaacccgatcgggttTTAGTGGGGTAATataacgcaataaaatactgTGCTATAGGTGATAGAAcaagtcctatagcgcagtattttactgcgttataggtgagagaaagttttgtatagcgcagtaaaatattgcgctatagcacttaacggctccgtctctgttagtgctatagcgcagtattttactgcgctataggtactttggtaacttttttttttgttggggtattttggttcaaaatgttttttttgggggcattttggttccggactccataCAAATGATAGTTTGGTCTACGAGATAAGGAATAACAATTTTGGGATATGCGAGATTATGATATCCCGCGCTTGGTTGAGTTTTCAATTTCGGACGGGGCGGATGTAGCTTTAACTTACCAGGTCTATCTGAAACCAAATACTTTGGATGCGGAGTATAAATATGCGTGAAATTTCATTAAAGTTACAACAAATAGTAAATATGAATCTATGTCGTTAAAACATAAGAGTTCAAATGCTAAGAAAGATCGAACCGAACCGAGTTTAATTCTGTCCGTAATTCTGGATTAACGAGGAGTTAGCTCTTTTTCTGTGGCACCTGAGGGGAAGATTAGGATGACTCTATGATTTCCCTCTCTGTCATCTGTACGAAGAAAAACTATAGTGCTCTCAAGTCTCAAGTGAAAGCTTATGAATAACAAGTCACATCCATAAACTTCTATATCTGATCAATTTATGGGAACAACATAGTTTCTTTTCAAATTTTGGTTAAGCATCCACCATACCTCTAACTTACATTACATCTGACTTCTATAAACTCATAATACAGATACTGCATAACATAGAGAACTATAACCCTACAAGACCATTCATTACTATTTGTTGGACTTGTAAGCTAGGCATTGCTTTTGGCCTCCTTTAACAGTTTCACCACATCGAGCATTGTTGGCCGCTTCCATTGCTCATCGTTGGTGCATGACCTTGCAATAGCAAGAACGCGCAGCATTTGATCCTTCCATAATCCTGAACCAGAAAATAACGGATCCAACGTTTCAATCTCCCTGCCATTTTCAACCATCCACCTCACCCAGCCAACAAGATTTCCTCCCTCAACATCAGCCTGTCCTGTTGGTGCCCGTCCTGTCACCAATTCCAACATCACCACTCCAAAGCTGTAGATATCTCCCTTGGTTGTAGCCATCATGGTCTGTCCATACTCGGGTGGTATGTACCCGAATGTTCCAGCAAGGATTGTACTAACATGGCTCTCACATGCACTAATTATCCGAGCCAGGCCAAAATCGGATACTCGTGGTTCAAAATTCCTGTCTAGGAGTATATTGCTTGACTTGATGTCTCTGTGGATTATGTGTGGAACAAAACCATGGTGTAGGAACGCAAGTCCACGAGCTGACCCTAGACAAATCTTGAAACGAGTTGGCCAATCCAGTACATCTACTGCATCTGCTTGGTTTCTCAACCAGAAATCAAGGCTTCCATTCTCCATATATTCATATATCAAGAATCTCTCATCTGCAAAGACACAATACCCAAGCAATGGCACCAGATTATCATGTTTTACTTTCCCAATTGTCTCCATTTCAGCAAAGAACTCGCGACCACCATGCAAGTGGCCCCCGTTTAACCTCTTAACTGCAATTGTCCGGCCTTCAGGCAGTTTGGCTTTGTATACAGTACCAAATCCACCATCACCGATAATATAACTCTGGCTGAAGTTCTCGGTGGCTGAGAGAATAGCTGTTGGATTTATCCGTAACAAAGACTGCTCGAACGTTGCAATGTTGATACTCAGAGGCTCCTTCTTTGTCTTCTTAATCAGAAGCTCATCGGTAGATGTGGGGTCTGTTTTCTTTCCTTCCTTACCTTTAACTCTGCCGAGAAGTACATCGACTTGTCTCATGAGCATTCTCCATGTGAGAACTCCGATTAGCACCACGAGAGAAAGGATCAATGCAACAAAGATGATACCCAAGACAGACGCATGGCTTAGAAGTGGTGCAGATGCATGAATACTTCCCCTGGGAGGTAAAACAGGTTCACTTGGTATGCATTTCCTAGCTTTAGTGCACACATCAGGGGCTAGTCCAGTGAATTTGTTGCCGGAGAAATTGGAAAAAACAAGGCCTTCTATGTCACAAATGCTACAAGGAAAAGACTTTTGGAAACTGTTGCTGGATAAGTCAAGATATGTCAGGGAAGCAAGAGCGGAAATTGAAGGTGGTAAGTTGTCTGTAATTGAATTGTTATGGAGATCTAGTATGGACAAGGACGTTAGATTAGAGAGAGAATCGTCAAGAGGACCGGAGAGTTGGTTGTTGCTAGCATTTAGGACCAACAAAGAGCTGGATGTTCTAAAGTTAAAAGATAATGAGCCTGAGAAAGAATTCATGCTGATGTCCATGTAAGTCAAACTTTTGACACTAAATGCAGAAGGGGGCAATGAGCCAGTTAACCGGTTATATGAAAGGTCTAGCTTGACTAAACTTGGCATCATAGAGTCAAGATTATCAGGAATAGATCCACTTATCTGGTTATAAGAAAGTATGAGACCTTGGAGGCTTGTCATTGAGAACAACTGAGGAAAAAGTGGACCTGtcaaggaattgaaagatagattaagCAATGTCAAATTACTGAGCAGAGAAATTTCGGGAGGAATGCTCCCTGTGAGCTTATTTCCCTGTAGAAGTAATTCAGTCACAACTATGCAATCCTTAATTGAGTGAGGGATGGACCCTGTTAGTTCATTGTTGGACAAATCAAGCATGCCATAATGCTGTGTGAATTCAGAGTCCGGTAAAGGAATATTCTGGAATCCGGAACAAATTTCCTCAGGTATAGGACCGGAAAACTGATTGTTAGACAGAACCAAATTGTCTAGCAATTTCAGCTTAGATATTGATCTGGGAATTTCACCTGAAAGTCTGTTTGTACCAAGGTCAAGAGATACCAACTTTGTACATTCAAAAAGCTCCAAGGGAATATTTCCGGTTAACTTGTTGCCACGAAGAGAGAGATTGGTCAGATTCTTCAAGTTACCAATGGTATGCGGTATGCTTCCTTCAAACAGATTATTATCAAGTTGCAATCTCTGAAGGGTTGAAAGTTTTGCAATAGTCGGTTGGATTGGACCTTCGAGCACATTGTTGCCGAGTGAGATCGACATTAACGTTGTCGACTCCCATAGCTGATCTGGTACCTTCCCGGAAAATTGGTTTTTCGATAGCTCAAGAGTAATGAGCTGAAGCTCCCCTAGATAATCAGGCAGTTTTCCTGAGAGGTTGTTTCCAGACAACACCAAATCTGTGAGGCTTGAACAATTCCTGAAAGTACTTTGGATGTCACCAGTGAAGTTGTTATCCCACAACAGCAGAATGCTCAATGACTCGGCCCTACATATCCCTGAAGACAACTCACCAGATAACCTGTTGGAACTGACATCGAGAACGGATAGCAAAGGGAGATAAAGTGGTGGGAGAGATCCAGTTAAGAAATTCTTTGACAACATTATTGACTCTACTTGCGTCCAGTTGGAAATCCACGTAGGCAGGGGGCCTGATAAGTGGTTTGAATCAAGCACAAGGGATTTAAGTGAATCCAACCCAGAAAGACCTTCAGGTAATGGACCAGAAAACGAGTTAAAGGACAAATTTATTAACTTGAGCTTTTTACAGTTCCCTAGCTCTGAAGGGATTGTTCCAGACAATCCGGCATTTGGAGCGATTAGGTAAACCAGATTTTCTAGCTTTCCAATGCTTGAAGGAAGCTCTCCATCAAATTCATTCTGTGCTACATTCAAGTAATTCAAATTACTCAATTCTGAAATCTCTTCAGGAATACTTCCAGTGAATGTGCAGTTTTGAAGATCAAGCGCCTCCAGCTGCTTCAATCGGCCAATTGTTCCAGGAATAGGTCCAGTCAACATGTTGGATGAGAGAGTAAGAATTCTAAGCTTACTTAGCTTTCCAATTTCTGGACATAGCAATCCAGTCAAGTTGTTTTGCTGGGCATCGATATATAGAAGATCCCCCAAATTACCTAGGCTGGAAGGTAGATTACCAGAGAAGAAATTTGAGCTGAAATCAAGAGACTGCAACTTGTCCATGTTTCCGATCTCATCAGGAAGATCGCCAGAAAAAGAGTTTGCATGAACTGATAACTCCCTGAGCTCCTTTAGCTCACAAATTTTTGATGGTAAATTGCCTGAAAACCTGTTATCGTCGAGCACAAGATGTTTCAGGTTTCTCAGGTTAGATATAGCTGGAGACAGCTGGCCAGTTAACCTGTTGTCAGTGAAGTCTAGTGTCTCCAAATTCTCCAGACTCCAAACATCTATCGGTATATTACCAGTGAGGGCACAATGGCTGAGATTCAGGTACTTCAGGGATCTGAATTTTCCAATGCTTCCAGGAAATGGTAAATTTAGTGGTGACACTGAACATGGAAAATCAATCCGGATAACATGTTTACCTTCACACTCTATGCCTGTCCAATTGCATGGATTAGTATTTGTGTCAAACCAACTGGGAATAACATCCTTTTTCTGGACAAGAGAATTTCGGAGAGCCTTCAGTAACTCGATGTCACGGACCAAATAACCAGTTGTGACTACTGGTTGTTGAGTAAAGCAGAGAAGGATGATCATTAGTACCCAAGCCTCCCATGTTGAACCTTTTTTTGTCATTCTGATGATCAATGGAAGATATACTATTTTTATGCTGGTTCACTTCAGTTTCAAAGAATGACTCTGCAGGGTATTCCATGAATAAGATGAAACAAAGCTATAAAGTGAAATCAAATATGCATCATGCTAAGATGAACTAATAGCTACATGCAAACATAGAGAAAATGACGAAAATAGTCCCTTGTGTTTGAGTGTAGGTTGAAAAGAGTCCCTTAAGTATGCGCTTAACAGTTtcggtcctttaagtttgccaaaagataacacttttagtctccatCTAATATTTACCGAACTCAGAATTCTGTATATTAGATTTGACGGGAACtatgaaaaaaaaggaaattggTAGGAACTCAAACTTAGAGGTACATTTTTTGTAGTTTATGCTATTTTTGATTTATTTCAGAGTCTAGTGCAGCTTTTGAGGTGTAATTTctgcttctttttttttcatattgTCTAGGACAATTTTTGTGttgcatattttaggatttgatgAGACTTTGTTGACGTTTATGGTTAAATCTTTTTTCCCCCGACTAAAATTGTTACCAAAACTGTTAAATGCATACTTAAGGGATTATTTTGAATCTAACCTTCTGAAAACATACACCTGAATTCATTTTGTTTAGCAAAGCCATGGATAGAAAAAACATAGCTTCTTCGATTAAAAACaatcagccaaaaaaaaaaaaaaacacttcagTTCAATTTGCAGATATGCAGATTTGGCTGACTGAAGTTCATGAAGAAGTTGGAGGAAAATACATTCTTCAAACAATTTTTAGCATTAAGATAAAAGTCATAGATACAATATAGCAAGACTGAATTCTAACTTATATACCTATGCAGTGTGCACCTTCAAGTTAAATGTACCAACTTCATCACCCAAGAAACCCGCTCGAAAACTCTCCTATAATAAAGCAAAAACTGTATAAAGTTCAAATCTATTTTTGTCATAAAAGAACAAATTATTGGATATTCTTTTAGATTATGAAATGGTGTCAAGAATTGATTTATGAGAAGTAAATATCCAAGACCATTGTATTCTATAGTACTTGGATAGTACAAAAACAGGCTTAAAGACATTAAATATGGTGTCAACCATAACATTTATCCATCACATATATCATTGTATAGTGTTTCATCTTTTGTAAAGCTTAAGATAAGTTACTTAATAAATTTGATTCGAGTAGAAAGATTTCATCAAAGCTGAACCAAAGAAATAGGAAAATCTATGTCTAAACATAATTATAAAAGAGCATTAGAACTAGTAACATGCCCAattacttagtaggcgtttggccatagaaataaaaaaaaaaaaaaaaaaacacattttttggaatttttgaagttggagttggagttgtgtttggccatagtttttgtaaataataatttgttgttgaaatgtacttttcAACAAGGTCTTGGTTGTGAAAAACAAGGTTTtggttgtttttcaaattccaaatacaacttcaacttcaaattgtatttggaattttcatggccaaacactgatttttgaaaaaagtaaaaaaaaaaaaatccggaaaaaaatgaataattcttaTTGCCAAACGGGTCCTCAATATTACCAGTTAAACCTTCATCAAAATTATGATTAATGCTTTGTACAAAGTACAAAAAACTAGTACTATACTGAAAGGCCAAGAAAAAATGCCAAATAACAAGGTTATCAGTTATTACTGGACAATCAACAAGTCACAAAAAGACAAGAGTGAAAATATGAGGAATCTCTGCTTGTCAAAACTGTGGAGCAAAAAAAAGACCCTCAAAAAAAGCTGATAACTTTATGTATTAGACAACTAGGCATTGGGCTCAAGAAAGATCTGAACAACATTTGATATGCACGTTATTCTATATCAAAAAATAGCCATAAATCTTTAAGCATTTCTCACACGCATAAATTTACTAAAAATAGCAAAAAACTGTACAACAACCAAATGGGTTCCATACAAAAAGGGAAACATTTATAGATCTATTGTGTGACTAAAATGAGACTCTCCCGTAACACTAGTGAATGTCTTTTTTAGCAAATTCAAGTTATAAAGTAGCTGTacttaatactccctccatcccaatttgtgTGATATATCTcccttttcgagagtcaatttgactaatttttaaagctaaattagattagattaactcaattttttaagataaaaaattatatttttgaaactacatgaaaagtactataagttgcaattggtcaaaattttgaatcttgaaaagcgaaaagtatcacataaattgagacggtgGGAATAAAAAACTGCCAAGAACAGCACTTTTGTCAAACATAATTAAAGACATATATATGATAAAAATTTATTCAAAGCAAGTTCAAATGATGTATACACAAGAATAGAATGAAACAACATGTATAACCTAACAAATCTTTTCTCACAAATCACAagctaaaacaagaaagaaaccACATATATAAatgaaaaaaggagaaaaagaaataaaagtaGAACAAGAAAAACCcacttaacaaaaaaaaaaatgagctaAGAACCAAAAAACATGGTAATGCAAATCAGGAAGTTTTTTGAATGAAACgttaaataaatcaaaaaaagaCTCAACCCATGAACAAAAATGAGGTGAAAATACAGTGAAGGTGGTACAAAATGGTGTATAATTAGAAatcaaaaacttaaaaaaaaaaaaaaaaaaaaaagtaccttttagaacaagaagaaaaagaagaggacGTTGATCTTGGGATTTCAGATTGATATTCTGTTCCACACACTTTTTGGCTGTTTATGAAAAACTCACACACTGCTAGAAATAATGATTTGTAATGTAAAATATAATTTTCCCACTTCATCTCTACCAAGTCAATTCACCGGAAAAAAGCATGGTGGGATTTCATTGAACCGCTGGAATTCTTTTGCGTGAAAACACCACTACATTATTTAGGTAGAGATTTTTTAATAGTGATAACTCATTCATGAAAAGCACAAGAAAAACACTTTAAGTGATCAAACAAAACCGAACCCAATGAGCTAAGAACATACAAATAGGCATTGAAAGAATCAACAGAAAATCACACACCCAAAAAGAATTACTATCAGCAAAAAAAAGGAGCTAAAAAACATGGAGTTCTTGaaaataaaaatcaacaaaaaagaACTTACCCTTTCAGAAAAAGAAGAAGTAGCTGGTATGTTTGATGATggggtttttttcttttttttcaggGTGATATTAAGTTCCGTACAAATTAATGGGGTCTGTTTTTGAAAAGCCAATAGTGAAGAATAAAAACTGTGTAAGAGAATCAGAAAATTTGATAGTGTTTTGTTAGAGTGAGTACTAATAGTACTGATCAATGGTGTGTGAGGGCCAAAGGCATGATATATTTGCTACGGTTTCACTATCACATGCATCCAAAATTGGGACTGTCATAAGGACGGTTACCTTCTTTTTTCCACTACCTGACCTCACCCTTATAACAGACAtatctttttcttcttccttttcccACTCATTTTCTCGTTTACTCTATGGGTAGGCTCATTACTATCATGTGTTTGGAAAATAGGTAAGGGAGGGAACAAACATACATGTTTGTTTTTTTCTTATTCTGTGTTTGGTTTATCTATTTACTTTAGAGGGAGTTTGGTCGTCCCTCTTCGTGGTCCGTTGATGGGCcccattaaaaaaagaaaaaacttttgggccctatattaaacaggctctaaaaaaataattgtggatcccatatatattaaacaacaattaatattttaaaaaaattgtggaccccatattaaataccaaccagtattacaaaaaaaaagtgaatcccatatttaaaaaataaacaatgttaaaaaaaaaaagtgagccccatattaaacaccatgcgtattcatagcaaacactaatataataaagttttagatacagagcacaaattacaatgttatatcaatcgtgttttgaacatagtacatataaaaaaaaaaaattaggcctcatattaaacaggcccataaaaaaaaaattgtaaaaaaaaaaaattgtgggccccatatatattaagcaacaactaatattaaaaaaaaatgtaggccccatattaaacaccatcgagtattaaaaaaaaaagtggaacccaccacatccaaactcacaggaaaaataaaagtggactccatattaacaaaatcaagcaatattgaaaaaaaaaaagtgaatcccatatttaaaaaacaaacaatgttaaaaaaaaaatgtgagtcctatattaaacaccatgcgtattcgtagcaaacattaatataataaagttttaaatacagagcacaaactacaatgttatattaatcgtgttttgaacatagtatcccatattgacaaaatcaagttattatgttcactaaatatacttaaaatatttatattttaaaataagatagaatttaatgcaaaagacaacatgacaagtaaaatgagctaaactgagaatatttaccaacaattaaaaaatagtatttcttcatttagatagaaaatcaatttctacaacaagtcttctcttttaaaaaatattaataaatttgccgattttgtaatcgtagcaaacattaatataataaaattttagatacggagcacaaactacaattatattaatcatgttttaaacataacatatactctctctatatatatatataaatatataatcactattcaaagataactacatacatatagatgcactataatctaaagtgttggaccCGTGCGCACCACGGGCATACGCCGTCTAGTAGTAAGAGAAAGTTGGGATTTTGCCTGACAAAATGACACGAAATGTTCCTTATTTTTGGGGTCGGTTTAAAATATTCTTTTAACGCACTTTTAAGTCTTTTAAGACAAACTAGGGAGGGGaaaataaaagtttttttttcctgATCCTGTGTTTGGTTAGTCACTTTTCCTTTGATTCACCCCTTGCTTAAGGGGTCGTTTGTTCGCGGACTAAATTATTTCGTTATTATATTTCTGAGATTTTACTTTTTGGACTAGTTTATCATACTTGAGAGGTGAGAAAAAATAATCTCGAGTATaatgggataaggtgggatatctaAAATTAGGTATGAGATCAATTTATACTGAGATATCCCACCTTACCCCGCATATCAAACGGCCCCTAATAGTACGTATTGGCCAATATACGCacttggaaaaaataattatttgaagTTAAACCTTAAAGAGTATTTAAACATTCGACAAGAGTATTATTAGTACTTTGTTTGTTTGGACAAAAATAAAGTGGAAATATGAACTTTGTATCCCGCTATGACACTTGCACATTTAGATGCTACTATCGTACTATCAATAGAATTAGCTACCAAAGGTATTCATCCAATAATATATCCTCTAGATTCAACGTTAACCATACTTCACCCTCGGATCGTTCGTTAGGAGCATTACCCAAAGAGTTACAACGTACAATCCACATTTTTTTGTTTGGTGAAATTTCTTAGGTCATTAATGGGTATCGAAATTGAAAAAGAAGAGCTTTTATGATCAAAATAAGTGGCGTTTTAAgatttcaagaaaaaattgatcttattc includes these proteins:
- the LOC132610707 gene encoding leucine-rich repeat receptor protein kinase MSP1-like — protein: MTKKGSTWEAWVLMIILLCFTQQPVVTTGYLVRDIELLKALRNSLVQKKDVIPSWFDTNTNPCNWTGIECEGKHVIRIDFPCSVSPLNLPFPGSIGKFRSLKYLNLSHCALTGNIPIDVWSLENLETLDFTDNRLTGQLSPAISNLRNLKHLVLDDNRFSGNLPSKICELKELRELSVHANSFSGDLPDEIGNMDKLQSLDFSSNFFSGNLPSSLGNLGDLLYIDAQQNNLTGLLCPEIGKLSKLRILTLSSNMLTGPIPGTIGRLKQLEALDLQNCTFTGSIPEEISELSNLNYLNVAQNEFDGELPSSIGKLENLVYLIAPNAGLSGTIPSELGNCKKLKLINLSFNSFSGPLPEGLSGLDSLKSLVLDSNHLSGPLPTWISNWTQVESIMLSKNFLTGSLPPLYLPLLSVLDVSSNRLSGELSSGICRAESLSILLLWDNNFTGDIQSTFRNCSSLTDLVLSGNNLSGKLPDYLGELQLITLELSKNQFSGKVPDQLWESTTLMSISLGNNVLEGPIQPTIAKLSTLQRLQLDNNLFEGSIPHTIGNLKNLTNLSLRGNKLTGNIPLELFECTKLVSLDLGTNRLSGEIPRSISKLKLLDNLVLSNNQFSGPIPEEICSGFQNIPLPDSEFTQHYGMLDLSNNELTGSIPHSIKDCIVVTELLLQGNKLTGSIPPEISLLSNLTLLNLSFNSLTGPLFPQLFSMTSLQGLILSYNQISGSIPDNLDSMMPSLVKLDLSYNRLTGSLPPSAFSVKSLTYMDISMNSFSGSLSFNFRTSSSLLVLNASNNQLSGPLDDSLSNLTSLSILDLHNNSITDNLPPSISALASLTYLDLSSNSFQKSFPCSICDIEGLVFSNFSGNKFTGLAPDVCTKARKCIPSEPVLPPRGSIHASAPLLSHASVLGIIFVALILSLVVLIGVLTWRMLMRQVDVLLGRVKGKEGKKTDPTSTDELLIKKTKKEPLSINIATFEQSLLRINPTAILSATENFSQSYIIGDGGFGTVYKAKLPEGRTIAVKRLNGGHLHGGREFFAEMETIGKVKHDNLVPLLGYCVFADERFLIYEYMENGSLDFWLRNQADAVDVLDWPTRFKICLGSARGLAFLHHGFVPHIIHRDIKSSNILLDRNFEPRVSDFGLARIISACESHVSTILAGTFGYIPPEYGQTMMATTKGDIYSFGVVMLELVTGRAPTGQADVEGGNLVGWVRWMVENGREIETLDPLFSGSGLWKDQMLRVLAIARSCTNDEQWKRPTMLDVVKLLKEAKSNA